One Halichoerus grypus chromosome 1, mHalGry1.hap1.1, whole genome shotgun sequence genomic region harbors:
- the RWDD2B gene encoding RWD domain-containing protein 2B, whose translation MIEIEQAEAQLSELDLLASMFPGENEFIVNDQLALAELKDCIEKRTMEGRSSKVYFTINVNLDVSEEAMVMFSLACILPFKYPEVLPEITVRSVSLSRSQQTQLNTDLTGYLQKNCLGDVCILNATEWVREHASGYISRDTTPSPAPGSTFQPVDLILTRLWIYSHHIYNKCKRKNILEWAKELSLSGFSMPGKPGVVCVEGPQSACEEFWSRLRKLNWKRILIRHREDIPFDGTNDKIERQRKFSGFEEKVFNVNGARGNHMDFGQLYQFLNAKGCADVFQMFFGVEGQ comes from the exons GCAGAGGCCCAGCTCTCTGAGTTAGACCTGCTAGCCAGTATGTTCCCTGGTGAGAACGAGTTCATTGTGAATGACCAGCTGGCTTTAGCAGAACTGAAAGATTGTATTGAAAAGAGGACGATGGAGGGACGATCTTCTAAAGTTTACTTTACTATCAATGTGAACCTGGATGTATCTGAGGAAGCAATG GTGATGTTTTCTCTGGCTTGTATTCTTCCCTTTAAATACCCTGAAGTTCTGCCTGAAATTACTGTCAG ATCAGTATCACTAAGTAGATCCCAGCAGACTCAGCTAAACACAGATCTGACCGGATACCTGCAAAAGAATTGTCTCGGAGATGTCTGTATATTGAATGCCACAGAGTGGGTTAGAGAACATGCTTCTGGCTATATCAGCAGAGACACCACACCTTCCCCTGCTCCAGGAAGTACATTCCAGCCAGTTGATCTCATTCTCACAAGACTGTGGATCTATAGCCATCACATCTACAACAAgtgtaaaagaaagaatattctagAGTGGGCAAAGGAGCTTTCCCTATCTGGATTTAGCATGCCGGGGAAACCTGGTGTTGTTTGTGTGGAAGGCCCACAAAGTGCCTGTGAAGAATTCTGGTCAAG ACTCAGAAAATTAAACTGGAAGAGAATTTTAATTCGCCATCGAGAAGACATTCCTTTTGATGGTACAAATGACAAaatagaaagacaaagaaaattttcAGGTTTTGAAGAAAAAGTGTTCAATGTTAATGGAGCCAGAGGAAACCACATGGACTTTGGTCAGCTGTATCAGTTTTTAAACGCCAAAGG